A stretch of Argiope bruennichi chromosome 10, qqArgBrue1.1, whole genome shotgun sequence DNA encodes these proteins:
- the LOC129989189 gene encoding condensin-2 complex subunit H2-like isoform X2: MSRPKTTDAFSELLNPVKDPERSFAINIAELLQSYVKSFLEGSVNFNSAALMIQGSSSIYGKKVEYLHNLATKLYASLLKHKKDDGAKKDTKEREKHTRESKFSDPFCSTEIKLGKNLSCLRKKFASKNSTNKKTSKKSDKKFTFTPVDLFPLEGEDKGMELLDVHGQSLGNKYEFTLNKCKVTSSGWLLLPTVSPDLIPSEFSTPDYTTVNEYSDDNMCNDLDSQSPESSPLDEGYPPSSGESATPATQQSSQGVSSVPSSQGTDEGVGSLPCTPLESGSQPESGTADKDSSQLESNDNTPAANGASTETPMEGTEEGPVLDGLNHSIEGNENIPLEDADVAPRPRRSTRQALKLCQIQEDEAKKQGGENQATTLAKDESSVVKRAIQKKNTYNLPSKLRTKNGTAIDPVSAFCARTFFSMDRKYPKSSSPHSFEVRAFQNHNDLFNKFRSLQASLSNINQRRKEKGNAAALEENDDIDEEVDIEGVESNLDDPVANEDVISKPLEARDIVIENNPGLLPMPVYENENPLAEDEPIFPDDGEFFDDELSAYDDKELEDSFANAARLQCDLFREDLQKYIQTSDISQRIHAWEGTMKPFLEGLNKREEFDINLYGSRILNAFEDSNRKQTITFRNFCKGKEKWEIHRYFMALLPLVNIGNVSIEAEQLGDGEEDILVTLLSRKMHHKELEEFGHNEGEHS; the protein is encoded by the exons ATGTCTCGTCCTAAAACAACAGATGCTTTCAGCGAACTTCTAAATCCTGTCAAGGACCCTGAAAGATCATTTGCTATAAATATTGCAGAATTGTTGCAAAGTTATGTCAAGAgt tttcttgaaggctctgttaattttaattcagcagCTTTGATGATCCAAGGAAGCAGTAGCATCTATGGCAAAAAG gtgGAATATCTGCATAATTTGGCTACAAAGTTATATGCTAGTTTATTGAAACATAA AAAAGACGATGGAGCAAAGAAAGATACGAAAGAAAGAGAAAAGCATACCAGAGAAAGCAAATTTAGTGAT cccTTCTGCTCTACAGAGATTAAATTAGGCAAAAATCTTAGTTGCCTTAGAAAGAAATTTGCTTCTAAAAATTCTACCAACAAAAAGACATCAAAGAAATCAGACAAAAAGTTCACATTCACACCGGTTGATTTGTTCCCATTAGAAGGAGAAGACAAAGGGATGGAACTTCTAGA tGTCCATGGCCAGTCATTGGGTAACAAATATGAATTCACTTTAAACAAATGTAAAGTTACCTCTTCAGGATGGCTGCTTCTACCCACTGTTAGTCCTGATCTGATACCTTCTGAATTTTCAACTCCTGATTACACTACAGTGAATGAATATTCAGATGATAACATGTGCAATGACTTGGATTCTCAGTCACCTGAATCAAGTCCTCTTGATGAAGGCTATCCTCCATCATCTGGGGAAAGTGCTACTCCAGCTACTCAACAATCCTCTCAAGGTGTATCATCTGTTCCATCTTCTCAAGGAACAGATGAAGGTGTTGGATCGTTGCCTTGTACACCGCTGGAAAGTGGATCTCAACCGGAATCCGGAACAGCCGATAAAGATTCTTCTCAACTTGAATCAAATGATAATACACCTGCTGCTAATGGCGCTTCAACAGAAACTCCAATGGAAGGCACTGAAGAAGGACCAG TTTTAGATGGCTTAAATCATAGTATtgaaggtaatgaaaatattccATTGGAAGATGCTGATGTAGCCCCAAGGCCACGTAGATCTACACGACAAGCTCTAAAACTTTGTCAAATTCAGGAGGATGAGGCAAAAAAACAAGGAGGCGAAAAT caagCAACAACATTAGCAAAAGACGAGTCATCTGTGGTTAAAAGAgccattcaaaagaaaaatacatataactTGCCATCAAAACTTAGGACTAAAAATGGTACTGCTATTGATCCAGTCTCTGCTTTTTGTGCACGAACAT tTTTTTCCATGGATCGAAAATATCCCAAATCTTCTTCGCCTCATTCTTTTGAAGTGCGTGCTTTTCAAAAccataatgatttatttaataaatttcgaagTCTACAAGCAAgtctttcaaatattaatcag CGTAGAAAAGAAAAGGGAAATGCTGCAGCTCTTGAAGAAAATGATGATATTGATGAAGAAGTTGATATTGAAGGAGTTGAATCAAATTTAGATG ATCCTGTTGCAAATGAAGATGTTATAAGTAAACCACTTGAAGCTCGTGatattgtaattgaaaataacCCTGGGCTACTACCAATGCCGGTATATGAGAATGAAAATCCTCTAG CCGAAGATGAACCAATTTTTCCTGATGATggtgaattttttgatgatgaacTTAGTGCATATGATGATAAAGAACTAGAAGACAGCTTTGCAAATGCAGCAAGGTTGCAGTGTGATTTATTCAGAGAAGATCTGCAGAAATATATTCAAACTTCAGACATTTCTCAACGAATTCATGCATGGGAAGGTACTATGAAACCCTTTTTAGAAGGATTG aacAAAAGAGAAGAATTTGATATCAATCTGTATGGCTCACGCATCTTGAATGCATTTGAGGACAGCAATCGAAAGCAGACCATCACTTTCCGCAACTTCTGCAAAGGCAAAGAAAAGTGGGAAATTCATAGATATTTCATGGCTCTACTTCCTCTT GTAAACATTGGTAATGTAAGTATAGAAGCTGAACAACTAGGTGACGGTGAAGAGGACATTTTAGTGACTTTGCTGTCAAGAAAGATGCATCATAAAGAATTGGAAGAGTTTGGTCATAATGAAGGGGAACATTCATAA
- the LOC129989189 gene encoding condensin-2 complex subunit H2-like isoform X1 → MARTDKKQQDESSRKRQRMSRPKTTDAFSELLNPVKDPERSFAINIAELLQSYVKSFLEGSVNFNSAALMIQGSSSIYGKKVEYLHNLATKLYASLLKHKKDDGAKKDTKEREKHTRESKFSDPFCSTEIKLGKNLSCLRKKFASKNSTNKKTSKKSDKKFTFTPVDLFPLEGEDKGMELLDVHGQSLGNKYEFTLNKCKVTSSGWLLLPTVSPDLIPSEFSTPDYTTVNEYSDDNMCNDLDSQSPESSPLDEGYPPSSGESATPATQQSSQGVSSVPSSQGTDEGVGSLPCTPLESGSQPESGTADKDSSQLESNDNTPAANGASTETPMEGTEEGPVLDGLNHSIEGNENIPLEDADVAPRPRRSTRQALKLCQIQEDEAKKQGGENQATTLAKDESSVVKRAIQKKNTYNLPSKLRTKNGTAIDPVSAFCARTFFSMDRKYPKSSSPHSFEVRAFQNHNDLFNKFRSLQASLSNINQRRKEKGNAAALEENDDIDEEVDIEGVESNLDDPVANEDVISKPLEARDIVIENNPGLLPMPVYENENPLAEDEPIFPDDGEFFDDELSAYDDKELEDSFANAARLQCDLFREDLQKYIQTSDISQRIHAWEGTMKPFLEGLNKREEFDINLYGSRILNAFEDSNRKQTITFRNFCKGKEKWEIHRYFMALLPLVNIGNVSIEAEQLGDGEEDILVTLLSRKMHHKELEEFGHNEGEHS, encoded by the exons ACAAAGAATGTCTCGTCCTAAAACAACAGATGCTTTCAGCGAACTTCTAAATCCTGTCAAGGACCCTGAAAGATCATTTGCTATAAATATTGCAGAATTGTTGCAAAGTTATGTCAAGAgt tttcttgaaggctctgttaattttaattcagcagCTTTGATGATCCAAGGAAGCAGTAGCATCTATGGCAAAAAG gtgGAATATCTGCATAATTTGGCTACAAAGTTATATGCTAGTTTATTGAAACATAA AAAAGACGATGGAGCAAAGAAAGATACGAAAGAAAGAGAAAAGCATACCAGAGAAAGCAAATTTAGTGAT cccTTCTGCTCTACAGAGATTAAATTAGGCAAAAATCTTAGTTGCCTTAGAAAGAAATTTGCTTCTAAAAATTCTACCAACAAAAAGACATCAAAGAAATCAGACAAAAAGTTCACATTCACACCGGTTGATTTGTTCCCATTAGAAGGAGAAGACAAAGGGATGGAACTTCTAGA tGTCCATGGCCAGTCATTGGGTAACAAATATGAATTCACTTTAAACAAATGTAAAGTTACCTCTTCAGGATGGCTGCTTCTACCCACTGTTAGTCCTGATCTGATACCTTCTGAATTTTCAACTCCTGATTACACTACAGTGAATGAATATTCAGATGATAACATGTGCAATGACTTGGATTCTCAGTCACCTGAATCAAGTCCTCTTGATGAAGGCTATCCTCCATCATCTGGGGAAAGTGCTACTCCAGCTACTCAACAATCCTCTCAAGGTGTATCATCTGTTCCATCTTCTCAAGGAACAGATGAAGGTGTTGGATCGTTGCCTTGTACACCGCTGGAAAGTGGATCTCAACCGGAATCCGGAACAGCCGATAAAGATTCTTCTCAACTTGAATCAAATGATAATACACCTGCTGCTAATGGCGCTTCAACAGAAACTCCAATGGAAGGCACTGAAGAAGGACCAG TTTTAGATGGCTTAAATCATAGTATtgaaggtaatgaaaatattccATTGGAAGATGCTGATGTAGCCCCAAGGCCACGTAGATCTACACGACAAGCTCTAAAACTTTGTCAAATTCAGGAGGATGAGGCAAAAAAACAAGGAGGCGAAAAT caagCAACAACATTAGCAAAAGACGAGTCATCTGTGGTTAAAAGAgccattcaaaagaaaaatacatataactTGCCATCAAAACTTAGGACTAAAAATGGTACTGCTATTGATCCAGTCTCTGCTTTTTGTGCACGAACAT tTTTTTCCATGGATCGAAAATATCCCAAATCTTCTTCGCCTCATTCTTTTGAAGTGCGTGCTTTTCAAAAccataatgatttatttaataaatttcgaagTCTACAAGCAAgtctttcaaatattaatcag CGTAGAAAAGAAAAGGGAAATGCTGCAGCTCTTGAAGAAAATGATGATATTGATGAAGAAGTTGATATTGAAGGAGTTGAATCAAATTTAGATG ATCCTGTTGCAAATGAAGATGTTATAAGTAAACCACTTGAAGCTCGTGatattgtaattgaaaataacCCTGGGCTACTACCAATGCCGGTATATGAGAATGAAAATCCTCTAG CCGAAGATGAACCAATTTTTCCTGATGATggtgaattttttgatgatgaacTTAGTGCATATGATGATAAAGAACTAGAAGACAGCTTTGCAAATGCAGCAAGGTTGCAGTGTGATTTATTCAGAGAAGATCTGCAGAAATATATTCAAACTTCAGACATTTCTCAACGAATTCATGCATGGGAAGGTACTATGAAACCCTTTTTAGAAGGATTG aacAAAAGAGAAGAATTTGATATCAATCTGTATGGCTCACGCATCTTGAATGCATTTGAGGACAGCAATCGAAAGCAGACCATCACTTTCCGCAACTTCTGCAAAGGCAAAGAAAAGTGGGAAATTCATAGATATTTCATGGCTCTACTTCCTCTT GTAAACATTGGTAATGTAAGTATAGAAGCTGAACAACTAGGTGACGGTGAAGAGGACATTTTAGTGACTTTGCTGTCAAGAAAGATGCATCATAAAGAATTGGAAGAGTTTGGTCATAATGAAGGGGAACATTCATAA